The following nucleotide sequence is from Thioalkalivibrio sp. XN279.
GGATGTGGTGGCGAACGAGGACGGCTCCTTCGACGTGCTTGCGGCGCCGTCCGATTTCGAGCAGGTGCGCGACGCGCTCGTGGCTGCGGGGCTCGAGCCGGAAGAGGCCGAGGTGACCATGCGGGCCGCCACCGGCGTGGAGGTGGATGGGGACGATGCCGACCAGGTGCTCAAGCTGCTGGAGATGCTCGAAGACCTGGACGACGTGCAGGATGTATACAGCAACGCAGAACTTTCGGATGAAGTGCTCGCGGGCGCCTGAACGGGGCCCGGGCGGAGGCGGATGACGGCGTCACTGACCATCCTCGGCATCGACCCCGGTTCGCAGGTGACCGGCTTTGGCGTCATCACCGCCCGGGGGACGACGCTGGCCTACCGGGCCAGCGGCTGCATCCGTACCGGCGGCGGCGAAATGGCCGCGCGACTGCGCATCATCTTCGAGGGCGCTGCACGCCTGGTGGAACAGTACGCCCCGGACGAAATCTGTATCGAGCGGGTGTTCATGCACCGCAACGCGGACAGTGCCCTGAAGCTGGGCCACGCGCGCGCGGCGGCACTGTGCGGCACTTTTACCCGGCCCGTCCCGGTGCACGAGTATGCCGCCCGCGAAGTGAAGCAGGCGGTCACCGGCAGCGGCGGCGCCGAGAAGTCGCAGGTCGCGCACATGGTGCGCCGCTTGCTCGCCCTGGAAGGGCCATTGGCGGCCGATGCGGCGGATGCGCTGGCCGTGGCGATCTGCCACGCCCAGTTGCGCGGTGGCCGTGCCCTGAGGGCCCAGCTCACGGCAGGAGGGCGCGCATGATCGGTTTTCTCAAGGGCGTCCTGGCAGCAAAGCATCCGCCGCAACTGCTGGTGGATGTCGGCGGCGTGGGCTACGAGATCGATGCCCCCATGTCCACCTTTTACCAGTTGCCCGAGACGGGCGAGCCCGTGCACCTGCTCACCCACCTGCTGGTGCGCGAGGACGCGCACGTGCTCTACGGCTTCGCCACGGAGCAGGAGCGGCAGCTGTTTCGCAACCTGATCAAGGTCGGCGGCGTGGGCGCGCGGACTGCGCTCGCCATCCTCTCGGGCATCAGCGTGGAGGCCTTCGCGCGCTGCGTGCAGGCCGAGGACGCGGTCTCGCTGACGAAGATCCCGGGGGTGGGGCGCAAGACCGCCGAGCGTCTCATCGTGGAGATGCGCGACCGGTTGAAGCAGACCGGCGCCGGCGTGGCGCAGTCGATCTCGACCGGCGCCACCGGCTCGCCGTCCGACGAGGCTTTCGGCGCCCTGGTGGCGCTCGGTTACCGCCCCGCCGAGGCGCAGCGCCTGCTGAAGCTGGTGGAAGACAAGGCGGACTCGACCGAGGCCATGATCCGCGCGGCGCTGCAGGCGGCAGCAAGGTGAGCACATGATCGAGCACGATCGCCTGGTGACCGCGGCCGCGGGGAGCGAGGACGAGGCGCTGGACCGGGCCATTCGGCCGCGGCTGCTGGATGACTATGTCGGCCAGTCCTCGGTGCGCCGCCAGATGGAGATCTTCATCAAGGCCGCGCGGCAGCGCCAGGAAGCGCTGGACCACGTGCTGATTTTCGGTCCGCCCGGACTGGGCAAGACGACGCTGGCGCATATCGTGGCCAACGAGCTCGGCGTCCACCTGCGCCACACCTCGGGCCCGGTGCTGGAGCGTGCCGGCGACCTGGCGGCCATCCTGACCAATCTCGAGCCGCGCGACGTGCTGTTCGTGGACGAGATTCACCGCCTCAGCCCCGTGGTCGAGGAAATCCTTTATCCGGCCATGGAAGATTTCCAGCTCGACATCATCATCGGCGAGGGGCCGGGCGCGCGCTCGATCAAGATCGACCTGCCGCCTTTCACGCTGGTGGGTGCGACCACGCGTGCCGGGCTACTCACCTCGCCGCTCAGGGACCGCTTCGGCATCGTGCAGCGGCTCGAGTTCTACGACGACCAGGAGCTGACGCGCATCGTGACGCGTTCGGCGGGGATCCTCGACGTGCCGGCGGACCCTGAGGGCGCGCACGAGATCGCGCGGCGCTCCCGCGGCACGCCGCGCATCGCCAACCGCCTCCTGCGCCGGGTGCGGGACTACGCCCAGGTCGAGGGCGGCGGTCATATCGACGCCGCCGTGGCCCGGGCGGCCATGGACATGCTCGAGGTCGATCCGCGCGGTTTCGACCAGATGGACCGGCGCCTGCTGCTGACCATCATGGAGAAGTTCGACGGCGGGCCGGTCGGGGTCGACAGCCTCGCCGCCGCGATCGGCGAGGAGCGCGGCACCATCGAGGACGTGCTGGAGCCGTTCCTCATCCAGCAGGGACTGATGATGCGCACGGCGCGCGGCCGCATGGCGACGCGCCAGGCCTACCTGCATTTCGGGCTCCCGGCCCCCTCGCGGGCGCTGGATCCCGAGACCCTGTCGCTGTTCGAGCAGGGCGAGTCGGCGTCGCCGGGTTCGGAATGATGGACGCGCGGCTGGCGGCGCCCTTCGCCTGGCGTGTGCGCGTGTATTACGAGGACACCGACCTCGGCGGGGTGGTGTACTACGCCAATTACCTCAAGTACCTGGAGCGCGCCCGCAGCGAATGGCTGCGCCACCTCGGCGTGTCCCAGTCCGCCCTGCTGGCGGAGGCGGGCCTGCTGTTCGCCATCACGGCCGTCAACATCCGTTACCTCAGGCCGGCGCGCTTCGAGGACGAGCTGGTCGTATCCGTGGCGCTCGAGCGCATGCGCCGCGCCAGCATGAGTTTCAGCCAGTCCATCAGGCGCGACACGGCCGATGGGGAACTGTTGTGCACGGCGGAAGTCACAGCAGCGTGCCTGCGCGCGCAGGACATGCGACCTGCGCCGCTCCCGCCGCATCTTTTCCAGGAGTAGAGCCAGCATGCAACACGACCTATCCATCCTGAGACTCATCCTGGAAGCCAGCCTGGTGGTGCAGCTGGTGATGGCGCTGCTGCTGCTCGCATCGGTGGCCTCATGGGCGGTGATCATCCAGAAGAACCGGGTCCTGAACAGCGCCCGCTCGCAGGCCGAGGGTTTCGAAAAGGAGTTCTGGTCCGGCGGCGACCTCAACGGCCTGTATCGCCGCATCTCGGCACGCGAGAGCGCCTCCACCGGCATGGCGGGCATCTTCGAGGCCGGCTTTCGCGAGTTCAGCCGGTTGCGCAAGCAGGAGGACCTGCAGGCCAGCCAGGTGGTGGAAGGGGCGCGGCGCGCCATGCTGGTGTCGCAGATGCGCGAGGCGGACCGGCTGGAGCAGAACCTGGCCTTTCTTGCCACGGTGGGCTCGACCAGTCCCTACGTCGGGCTGTTCGGCACCGTGTGGGGCATCATGAACGCCTTCATCGCGCTGGGTAACGTGCAGCAGGCCACGCTGGCCATGGTCGCGCCGGGCATCGCCGAAGCGCTCATCGCCACGGCCATGGGCTTGTTTGCGGCCATCCCGGCCGTCATCGCCTATAACCGCTACGCCGACACCGTGACGCGCCTGGAAAGCCGCTACGACACCTTCATGGAGGAGTTCTCCACCATCCTGCAGCGGCACGCGCGGCGCGCGGCGGAGGCCTGAGCATGCCTCCCGGTCGCCGCGGCCGCCGGCTCATGGGCGAGATCAACGTCGTGCCGTACATCGACGTGATGCTGGTGCTATTGATCATCTTCATGGTGACGGCCCCGTTGTTGACGCAGGGCATCGAGGTGGAACTGCCCAAGGTGGGCGCACAGCCGCTGGATCCTGCGGACTACCTCGACGAGGAGGCGCTGGTGCTCTCGGTCGATGCCGCGGGCAACCTCTACCTGAATTTCGGCGAGCGCACTGCGCCCGTCAGCGTGGAAGACGCGACCGAGCAGGCCAGGGCGTTGCTCAGCCGGGGACCGGACAGGCCGGTGCTCGTCCGCGCCGACGCGCGTGCCAGCTACGGCGACGTCGCACTCGCCATGCGGGTATTGCAGGACGCGGGCGCCGGACAGATCGGCATGGTGACCGATCCCGAGGAACTGAACATTCCGGGAGGCCGCTAGGCCGTGCTCGATTTCCTGCAGCAGCACGCGCGGGCCCTGGTGCTGGCGGGCTTGATGCACGCGGCGCTGATCGCCGTGCTGGTGCTGGGCCTGCCCGGCCTGCCGGTGACCCAGGTCGGCGCCCCGCCGGTGGAGCGCCCGCCGGTGCAGGCCGTGGCGGTCAGCGAGGCCGACCTGCGCGCGGTGGAGCAGCAACGCGAGGCCGACCGGCAGGCGGAGCTGCGCCGCCAGCGCGAGGCGGAGGAAGCGCGCCGCCTCGAGCAGCTGCGCATCCAGCGCGAGCGCGAGGCCGCCGAACAGCAGGCGCGCGCCGAAGCCGAACGCCAGGCCGAGGCGCAGCGGGCTGCGGAAGCGGCTCGCAAGGCAGAGGAAGCGCGCAAGGTCGAGGAAGCCCGCCAGGCCGAGGCGGCGCGCAAGGCCGAGGAAGCGAAGCGTGCCGAGGAGGCGCGCAAGGCGGAGGAGGCCAGGCGCAAGGAAGAGGCGCGCAAGGCGGAGGAAGCCCGGCGTGCCGAGGAGGCGCGCAAGGCGGCCGAGGCAGCGGCACGGCGCGAAGCAGAGCGCCTGGCCGCAGAAAAACGTGCGCAGGAGGAGCGCCAGCGGCAGCTGGCGGCGCAGATCGAGGAGGAACAACGCATCATGCGCCTGCGCACGTCGCAGGAGTATGGTGCCTGGCTGGGCGCGATCCAGTCCCAGGTCCAGCGCAACTGGAACCGGCCGCCATCGGCTCGTCCCGGGCTGCAATGCGAAGTCCGCGTCGGGCTGATCCCGGGCATGGAAGTCGTCAGCGCGGAAATCGTAAGCTGCAACGGCGACGATGCCGTGCGCCGCTCCATCCTGGCGGCAGTGGAACGGGCCTCGCCGTTGCCTCGCCCTTCCGATCCCGCACTTTTCGAGCGCAGTATTGTCTTCATATTCAAGCCCGAGGATTGAACCGACCCATGAGCCAACGCATCGCCGCCCTGTTCGCCTTCCTTTTCCTGCTCGTGCCTGCGGCGCAGGCCGAGCTGCGCATCGAGATCACCCAGGGCGTGAGCGAGGCGGTACCCATCGCCGTGGTGCCGTTCGGCTACACAGGAGAGGGCAGGCCGGCGCTCGACCTGGCTGCGGTGATCGACAGCGACCTGGCCTCGAGCGGGCGTTTTGCACCCATGGACCGACGTGACATGGTGGCGCGGCCGACGCGCGCCGAGGACGTGCGGCTGGATGACTGGCGCCTGCTGAAGACCGACATCCTGGTGATCGGGCAGGTCAGCCCGCTGGACGGCGACCGCTACGCGGTGGAGTTCCAGGTTTTCGACGTCTTTCGTGGCGAGCCCCTGATGGCTTTCAGCCTCACGGCGGCGGCTGCGAACCTGCGCGGCGCGGCGCACCGCATCGCCGACATGATCTTCGAGCGGCTCACCGGCGTGCCCGGCATTTTCTCGACCCGCATCGCCTACGTCACCGTCGACAAGTCCGGCGAGCGGAATCGCTACCGGCTGTGGCTCGCGGATGCGGACGGCGCCCGGCAAACCGCGATCGCCGAGTCATCCCAGCCGATCATGTCCCCCGCGTGGGCGCCGGACGGCCGGCGCATCGCCTACGTGTCCTTCGAGTCGGGCGTGTCGCGCATTTTCGTGCAGGAAGTGGCCACGGGGCGGCGTGAGGTGGTGTCGGGCCAGCCGGGTATCAACTCCGCCCCCGCATGGTCGCCCGACGGCCGCAAGCTTGCGCTCGTCCTCGGCGGCGTGGACGGCAATCTCGACATCCACGTGCTCTCGCTGGACTCGGGCCGGCTGCAGCAGGTCACGCGACACCCCGCCATCGACACCGAGCCCGACTGGGCACCGGATGGCCGCAGCCTGTATTTCACTTCGGACCGGGCCGGCCGGCCGCAGGTGTATCGCGTGGGCCTGGACGGCGACACCCCGCGACGCGTGACCTTCGAAGGCGTGTACAACGCGCGGCCGCGCATTTCGCCGGACGGCTCGCAGCTGGCCGTGGTGCACAACGACCGGGGGAATTTCCGTATCGCGCTGTTCGACCTGGCGCGCGGCTCGCTGCGGGTGTTGTCCGAAGGGCGCCAGGACGAGTCGCCGAGTTTCGCCCCCAACGGCAGCATGGTCATCTACGCCACGCGTGATGGCGGCCGCGGCGTGCTGGCGGCGACATCCACCGACGGGCGCGTGAAGCAGCGCATCGCGACCACCGAGGGAGAAGTGCGCGAGCCGGTGTGGTCGCCTTACCCCCGCTAGTGCGAACAGTTAACATAGTGCAACTTATCGCCACGCCACCTGCGGCGCGGCAAGGCCAAGAGGAACAAAACGCCATGTCCATGCGCAAGATTTTCATCGTGCTCGCCAGCGCGCTCGTGCTCGCCGCCTGCACCCGGACGACCGAGCCCGAGGAACCGGTTTCCGGCTCCGCCGTGGAGCCGGAGGACGGCTTCGTCACCCAGCCGTTGCCCGACGACGGCAGCTACGTCAATGGCCGCCCGGTGGAAGGCGGCTTCGGCGCCGGGGAAGGCGCCGAGGCGCTGTTGGGCCGGTCCATCATTTATTTCGACTTCGACTCCGCCGCGATCCGCGCCGAGTACACCGAGACGCTGGCGGCGCACGCCGACGAGCTGGTGGGCAATCCCGCCCTGACGGTCCGCCTCGAGGGACACACCGACGAGCGCGGTTCACGCGAGTACAACATCGGCCTGGGTGAGCGCCGTGCACAGGCGGTGCGCCGTGCGCTCATGCTCCAGGGCGTGCCCGCCGCGCAGCTGACCACGGTGAGCTACGGTGAAGAGCAGCCGGCCGTGACGGGGAGCGACGAGGAGGCCTGGGCCATGAACCGCCGCGTCGAGATCGTGTACCCGCAATGAACATGCGCAAGACCTGGCTGGTACTGGCAAGTGCCGCCTTGCTTGGCGGCTGCCTGCTGCCCCCCGAGGAAGATCCCGTGCTGATCAAGCTCGAGGAACTCGACCGTCGCGTCGGCGCGATCGAGCGCGTGGTACGCAACGAGAGCCTGTTGCAGATCGCCACCGAGCTCGAGGTGCTGCGCGAGGAAGTGCGTGGCCTGCGCGGCGCTTCCGAGGCGCTGCAGTACGAGGCGGAGAATGCCGCCACGCGGCAGCGCGACCAGTACCTCGACCTCGACCAGCGCCTGCAGTCGCTGGAACGCCGTACGCGCGGGGGGCAGCCTGAAGACGCAGTCGAGGGGCTGCCGGGGGGCGGTGCGTTGGCCGTGCCTGTGCCGGTGACGCCGGCGCCGGCCGCGAACGGGTCGGCCGGAAACGTGTCGGCCGGCAACGGCCAGGCCGCCTACCAGGCGGCGCTGGAGCTGCTGCGCCAGGGACGTTATGCCCAGGCCGAGGAGGCGTTCCGCCAGTTCCTGGCGGATTTCCCCGACAGCGACCTGGTCGATAACGGCTTGTACTGGCTGGCCGAGACCCATTACGTCAACCGGGACTTCGAGACGGCCCTTGCCACCTTCCGCCAGGTGCTCGAGAAGCATCCGAACTCGCGCAAGGCGCCGGATGCACTCTTGAAGGCGGGCTTCTGCGAGTACGAGTTGCAGCGCTTCGACGAGGCGCAGGCAACGCTACAGGCCGTGATGGAACAATATCCCGACTCGACGGCGGCGCGGCTGGCGACGCAGCGGCTCGAACGCATCCGCTCCGAGCAGCGTTAACGGCAGATGAGCGCGGCGAGCGAGGAGGCCGTGCGCGCCGAGGCGGCGCTGCGGATCACCGAGATATTCCTTTCGGTGCAGGGCGAGGCGAGCAGCGTCGGCTGGCCGACGGTGTTCGTGCGCCTGACCGGTTGTCCCCTGCGCTGCACTTATTGCGACACGGCCTACGCATTCCACGGCGGCGAGCGGCTGTCACTGGACGAGATACTGGCCCGTGTCGCCGGCCACGGCGTGCGCCACGTCTGCGTCACCGGCGGTGAGCCGCTGGCGCAGCGCGCCTGCCTCGACCTGGTGACGCGCCTGTGCGACGCCGGATACGCCGTGTCGGTGGAAACCAGCGGCGCGCTGGATATCGGCGGCCTGGATCCGCGTGCGCAGCGCGTGATGGACGTCAAGACGCCGGCCTCGGGAGAATCCGCCCGCAACCTTCCCACCAACCTGGACGCGTTGCGCCGCCAGGACTGCGCCAAGTTCGTCGTCTGCGACCGCGCCGATTACGATTGGGCGCGGCAGTTCGTCAGTGAACACGGCCTGGCGACGCGCTGCGAGGTGCTGTTCTCGCCGTGCTGGGGCCGGGTGGCGCCGGCAGCGCTGGCGGAGTGGATCCTTGCGGACCGGCTCCCGGTCCGTTTCCAGTTGCAGCTGCACAAGGTCCTGTGGGGCGATGTCCCGGGACGGTGATACGTCGGCCGCACGTGCGGTCGTGCTGCTGTCCGGCGGCCTGGACTCGGCCACCGTCCTCGCCGCCGCGGTGCACGCGGGACTCGAGTGCCACACGCTGAGCTTCCGTTACGGCCAGCGCCACGACGCGGAGCTGGTCGCGGCAGCGCGCATCTCCACCGCCCTGGGGGCGGCTTCGCACCGCGTCATCGGCATCGACCTGGGCACGGTCGGCGGCTCGGCGCTGACCGATCCGGATATCGCGGTTCCCGAGGCGCCGTCCGCGGGCATCCCGGTGACCTACGTGCCGGCGCGCAACAGCGTTTTCCTGGCTCTCGGGATGGGCCTCGCCGAGGTGCTGGAGGCCGACGAACTGCACATCGGCGTGAACGCCGTGGACTATTCCGGATATCCGGATTGCCGCCCCGAGTTCATCGCGGCCTTTACGCGCGTGGCCGCGCTGGCGACGCGTCGCGCGGTGGAGGGCAGGCCGCTGTGCATCCAGGCGCCGCTGATCGAGCTCAGCAAGGCGGACATCATTCGTTGGGGCGTCGCACTCGGCGTGGACTATGCGCTCACCGTATCCTGCTACCAGGCCGACGCGGACGGGACCGCCTGCGGCCGCTGCGATGCGTGTCGCCTGCGTCGCGAGGGCTTCGCGGCGGCCGGCGTGCCCGACCCGACCCGATACCGCAGCCCGGAGTGATGGGCTAAACTGTCGCGCCCGCGGGACCTGCCCGCGCGTGTCCCGCCCGTAAGGGCCGTTAGCTCAATCGGTAGAGCAGCGGGCTTTTAACCCGTTGGTTCTGGGTTCGAGTCCCAGGCGGCCCACCATTCACTCCTGCACGCAGCCTATCGCGGCGGTGCGCCGTGGCGTCCCTGGCCGGCGCTGAAAGCCGCTGCACCGTCACGGGCTTCAGTGCGCAGGGCGTCCAGCCCGGCGGCAAACTCGGCCTGCAGCGCCGCCATCTCGTCGGGAAACACCCCGTAGCGCAGGGCGTCGCGGTCGCTGCGCAGGCAGGCCTGTGGCGCCTCAGCCAGCGCAGCGGCAAGCGCGAGGGCGGCAGAAAGCGCGGCGCCGTGTTCGACGACGCGGTCGCACAGGCCGATGGCGAGGCATTCCTCGGCATCGATCCGCCGCCCGCTGAGCACCAGGTCCAGGGCGCGGCCCAGGCCGACGATGCGCGGCAGCCGGACAGTGCCGCCGTCGATCAGCGGTACGCCCCAGCGCCGGCACAGCACGCCCATCCAGGCGCTGCGCTCCATCACCCGCAGGTCGCACCACAACGCCAGTTCCATGCCGCCGGCGACCGCGGGTCCGGCGATCGCCGCGATCACCGGCTTGCTCAAGCGCAATCGCGTCGGTCCCATCGGGCCGAGGGGCGGCTCGCCGCGCTCGCCGAAATGCAATTGCGCCAGCCAGGCATCGGCCTGCCCGGCGGCCAGGGTCTTGAGGTCGAAGCCGGCACAAAAGCTGTCGCCGCTCCCGGTCAGCACGGCGACCGCGGCGTCGGCATCGGCTTCGAAAGCCAGCATCGCGTGGTAGAGCTGCAAGGCGGTAGCCGGGTCTACGGCGTTGCGCACGCCCGGCCGGGCAAGCGAGATCACGGTGACGTGCCCCTGGCGGGTGCTTTCGACGGTCCGTGGCGAGGTCTGGTCGATGGGCTCGGACATGTTCGTAAGCTATTGATTTGAAATGGGACTGCGCGACATGTTACCCTGCCTTGACTCGACGTGACGACCTGGAGACCGCTGCTCGCGCGGCGCCTAGCCGATGATGCGTGCCGGACCAGACCGCAGGCTTGCCCGGATCACCGGGGGTTTCGCCGCCGCCGTTGCCCTGGGCGACAGGTACAGCGCGGACGTCAATCACTCGCACTAAGACAATACAGGCCCCGGTGCCGAACGCCAGGGTCGCAAGGAGTTTTTTCATGTGTGGAATCGCCGGCGAGATTCGCTTCGACGGCGCTGCGGCCGACACCGGGCGCGTGCAACGGATGCTTGACCTGATGAGCGCGCGCGGGCCCGACGACGACGGGCTGGTGGCACAGGGGCCGGTCGCCCTGGGCCACCGGCGCCTCGCGATCGTCGACCTGTCGGAGCGCGGTGCACAGCCGATGCGCGACCAGGAGCTCGGCCTGACGATCGTCTTCAACGGCTGCATCTACAACCACGACGAGTTGCGCCGTCGCCTCTCCGGCAAGGGTTACCGCTTTTTCTCCCGCAGCGACACCGAAGTGATTCTCAAGGCCTACCACGCCTGGGGCGAGCGTTGCGTCGAGGAGTTCAAGGGCATGTTCGCCTTCTGCCTGCGCGAGCACGACAGCGGGCGGCTGTTCCTGGCGCGCGATCGTCTCGGCATCAAGCCGCTGTATTACAGCCACGAGGCCGGCGTGTTCCGCTTCGCCTCGGCCTTGCCGGCGCTGCTGCGCGACGGCCTGGCGAGCAAGGCGCTCGATCCGGTCGCACTGCATCACTACATGAGCTTCCATTCCGTGGTGCCGGCGCCGCGCACGCTGCTGCAGTCGATCCGCAAGCTGGCCCCGGGCTGCCGCATGCGTATCGAGACCGACGGCACCATCCGCGAAGAGCGCTACTGGTCGCTGGAGTTCGGCGCCCGGGAGGGCGATCCGCAGGGCGCGGAGGAATGGGAAGATGCGGTGCTGGAGTCCATGCGCCAGGCCGTGCGTCGTCGCCTCACCGGCGATGTGCCGGTGGGCGTGCTGCTGTCGGGCGGGCTCGATTCCAGCCTTATCACCGGGCTGCTGGCGCGCGAGGGCGTACCGCACCTGAACACCTTCACGGTCGGGTTCGAGGACGTCGGCAAGGAAGAGGGCAACGAGTTTCGCTACTCGGACCTCGTCGCCCAGACCTTCGGCACCGAGCACCACCAGGTGTTCATCGACTCCAGTACGCTGCTCAAGCACCTGCCGGGCTGTTTCTCCGCCATGGCGGAGCCCATGGTGAGCCACGACAACATCGGCTTCTACCTGCTGTCGCGCGAGGTCTCCAAGCACGTCAAGGTGGTGCAGAGCGGGCAGGGCGCCGACGAGGTCTTCGGCGGTTACCACTGGTATCCGCCGCTGCTCGAGAGCCGTGACCCGGTGGCGGACTACGCCCGGGTGTTCTTCGACCGCGACCATGCCGAGTTTGCCGAAGCCGTGCATCCGGACCTCGTGGAGCGCGACTTCAGCCGCGAATTCGTGGCGGACTGGTTCGACTCGGCGGCGGCGACGGCGCCGGTGGACAAGGCCTTGCACATCGACACCAACGTCATGCTGGTGGACGACCCCGTGAAGCGGGTCGACAACATGACCATGGCCTGGGGCCTGGAGGCGCGGACGCCGTTCCTGGACCACGAGGTGGTGGAGCTCGCCGCGCGTTGTCCCGCGCCGCTGAAGCTGGCGCAGGAGGGCAAGGGCGTGCTGAAAGAAGCCGCGCGGCGAGTGATCCCGGACGGCGTGATCGACCGTCCCAAGGGCTACTTCCCGGTGCCGGCACTGAAGTACCTGCGTGGCGAGAGCCTGGAGATGGTGCGCGACGCCCTGACCGGGCGCGCCGCACGAGAGCGCGGCGTCTTCAACCCCGCCTACGTCGAGCGCCTGCTGCAGGCGCCCGAGGAGCACCTGACGCCGCTGCGCGGCTCCAAGCTCTGGCAGCTGGCGGTGTTCGAACTGTGGATGCAGACACACGGGATCTGAGGTCATGAGCGGAAAGAAAGTCTCAGGCGGCGAGCGTGGTGCGTCGAAGGGCGGACACCCGGCCTCCGACCGCTCGCGTCACCGGCTCGAACGCCAGGGCTCTGCCACGCTGCGCGGCTTCGTCGAGGAGGATCCGCAGCACAAGGGCACCCCGCTGAAACCCAACGCGACGCTGGACTGCGGCTGGGGCCGGCTGGTCTTCGCCCACACTTTCAGCGACAACGCCGAGCTGGCGCGCACCCTGCTGCAGGAGAAGGAAGGGCAACGCGACATCGCGATCTACCTGCGCGACCCGCACGTCGTTCTCGCCATGGCGCCGCAGGACCTGTTCCTCGACCCTTCGCACACCTACCGCTTGTGGTTTTTCAATTACCGCCCGGCACGGGTGCAGCCGCGCGGTTTCCGCGTGCGCCGACTGCGCAGCCGCGAGGACGCCGATGCCATGTACCGCCTGCTCAGCAGCCGCCGGATGGTGCCGCCCAGCCCCGAGTTCGTGCTCGAGCGGCTCAAGTCGCGCGCGTTGTCGTTCTTCATCGCCGAGGACGAGGACAGCGGCAGGATCATCGGTACCGTGACGGGGGTCGACCACGTCCATGCCTTCGGCGACCCGGAAAAGGGCTCCAGCATGTGGTGCCTCGCAGTGGATCCGCAGGCGGCGCAGCCTGGCATCGGCCGCGCCCTGGTGGCATGGGTGGCCGACCACTACGCGGCCCGCGGACGTGCATTCATGGACTTGTCGGTGATGCACGACAACGAGGCCGTCATCCGCCTGTACGAGAAGATGGGCTTCGAGCGCGTACCGGTGTTCGCCCTGAAACGGAAGAACGCCATCAACGAGCCCCTGTTCGTCGGCCCGGAGAACTACGACGCGCTGAACCCATATGCGCGCATCATCGTCGACGAGGCACGCCGGCGCGGCATCGGCGTGGAGCTGGTCGACGCCGAGGAAGGATATTTCGCGCTCACCCTGGGCGGACGCAGCATCCTGTGCCGTGAATCGCTCTCCGAGCTGACCAACGCCGTCGCCATGAGCCGCTGCGACGACAAGCGCATCACGCGCAAATTGCTCGCCGAGGCGGGCCTGAGCGTGCCGGCCCAGCAGGTGGCGGGCGACGCGGACTCCGATCGGGCTTTCCTGGCTGAGCATGGCGCCGTGGTGGTCAAGCCCGCGCGCGGGGAGCAGGGCCGGGGCGTTGCGGTGGACATCACGGATGCAGATGAAATGTCCGCGGCGATCGCGGCGGCCGGGCGCGTCTCTGATCGCGTCATCCTCGAGTCCTGTGCGCGCGGCGATGACCTGCGCGTCATCGTCATCGACTACCGCGTGGTCGCCGCCGCCTTGCGCAAGCCCGCCGAGATCACCGGCGACGGACGGCACGACATCCGCACGCTGATCGAAAAGCAGAGCCGCCGCCGTGCCGCGGCGACGGGTGGCGAGAGCCGGATCCCGCTGGACGAGGAGACCGAACGCTGCGTGAGCCGCAAGGGTCACGCTCTCGACGAGGTGCTGCCGCCGGGCGAGACACTGCGCGTGCGCGCCACGGCCAATCTGCACACCGGCGGGACCTTGCACGACGTGACGGAGCGCCTGTCGCCGCAGCTGCGCAAGGTGTGCGAGACGGCGGCGCGCACGCTGAAGATTCCGGTCGTCGGCCTGGACCTGCTGGTGACGGACCCGGCCGGGGACGACTATGTCTTCATCGAGGCCAACGAGCGGCCGGGACTGGCCAACCATGAGCCGCAGCCCACGGCTGAGCGCTTCGTCGACTTCCTCTTCCCGCAGACTGTACAGGTGAGCGATGCGACCCCTGCAAATTGACCTCGATTACCTGCAGCAGGTGCTGGTGGAACTGCTGCGCATCCCCAGTCCGGCCGGCTTCACCGACGAG
It contains:
- a CDS encoding N-acetylglutaminylglutamine amidotransferase — its product is MCGIAGEIRFDGAAADTGRVQRMLDLMSARGPDDDGLVAQGPVALGHRRLAIVDLSERGAQPMRDQELGLTIVFNGCIYNHDELRRRLSGKGYRFFSRSDTEVILKAYHAWGERCVEEFKGMFAFCLREHDSGRLFLARDRLGIKPLYYSHEAGVFRFASALPALLRDGLASKALDPVALHHYMSFHSVVPAPRTLLQSIRKLAPGCRMRIETDGTIREERYWSLEFGAREGDPQGAEEWEDAVLESMRQAVRRRLTGDVPVGVLLSGGLDSSLITGLLAREGVPHLNTFTVGFEDVGKEEGNEFRYSDLVAQTFGTEHHQVFIDSSTLLKHLPGCFSAMAEPMVSHDNIGFYLLSREVSKHVKVVQSGQGADEVFGGYHWYPPLLESRDPVADYARVFFDRDHAEFAEAVHPDLVERDFSREFVADWFDSAAATAPVDKALHIDTNVMLVDDPVKRVDNMTMAWGLEARTPFLDHEVVELAARCPAPLKLAQEGKGVLKEAARRVIPDGVIDRPKGYFPVPALKYLRGESLEMVRDALTGRAARERGVFNPAYVERLLQAPEEHLTPLRGSKLWQLAVFELWMQTHGI
- the ngg gene encoding N-acetylglutaminylglutamine synthetase yields the protein MSGKKVSGGERGASKGGHPASDRSRHRLERQGSATLRGFVEEDPQHKGTPLKPNATLDCGWGRLVFAHTFSDNAELARTLLQEKEGQRDIAIYLRDPHVVLAMAPQDLFLDPSHTYRLWFFNYRPARVQPRGFRVRRLRSREDADAMYRLLSSRRMVPPSPEFVLERLKSRALSFFIAEDEDSGRIIGTVTGVDHVHAFGDPEKGSSMWCLAVDPQAAQPGIGRALVAWVADHYAARGRAFMDLSVMHDNEAVIRLYEKMGFERVPVFALKRKNAINEPLFVGPENYDALNPYARIIVDEARRRGIGVELVDAEEGYFALTLGGRSILCRESLSELTNAVAMSRCDDKRITRKLLAEAGLSVPAQQVAGDADSDRAFLAEHGAVVVKPARGEQGRGVAVDITDADEMSAAIAAAGRVSDRVILESCARGDDLRVIVIDYRVVAAALRKPAEITGDGRHDIRTLIEKQSRRRAAATGGESRIPLDEETERCVSRKGHALDEVLPPGETLRVRATANLHTGGTLHDVTERLSPQLRKVCETAARTLKIPVVGLDLLVTDPAGDDYVFIEANERPGLANHEPQPTAERFVDFLFPQTVQVSDATPAN